A single genomic interval of Chryseobacterium paludis harbors:
- the mtgA gene encoding monofunctional biosynthetic peptidoglycan transglycosylase, whose translation MWKKIKQLLFIILILNVVFIVWGRFFNPPITITQIGGLFEYGKLQRDYISYDEMGNNVKKAVIASEDQKFFTHNGFDYVAIEKAMKNNEKGKKVRGGSTISQQTAKNIFLWQGRSWIRKGLEAVYTFIIEKVWGKDIILERYLNSIEMGRGVFGIEAASEYYFGKSSKDLTSSEAAWIAAVLPNPKEYDPKNPSSYLTKKHNWILRQMRNVSLK comes from the coding sequence ATGTGGAAAAAAATAAAACAACTGCTGTTTATCATTCTGATTTTGAATGTAGTGTTCATTGTATGGGGGAGATTTTTCAATCCACCCATAACCATTACTCAGATTGGAGGACTTTTTGAGTATGGAAAACTGCAAAGAGATTACATTTCTTATGATGAAATGGGCAATAATGTAAAGAAAGCAGTTATTGCTTCTGAAGACCAGAAGTTCTTTACTCATAATGGTTTTGATTATGTTGCTATTGAAAAAGCAATGAAAAACAATGAAAAAGGAAAAAAAGTAAGAGGTGGAAGTACCATTTCTCAGCAGACCGCAAAGAATATTTTTCTTTGGCAGGGAAGGAGCTGGATAAGAAAGGGATTGGAAGCTGTATATACTTTTATCATAGAGAAAGTATGGGGGAAGGATATTATTTTAGAAAGGTATCTTAACTCCATCGAAATGGGGCGTGGCGTGTTTGGAATAGAGGCTGCATCTGAATACTATTTCGGAAAGTCTTCCAAAGATCTTACGAGCTCCGAAGCGGCCTGGATAGCTGCTGTTTTACCTAATCCTAAAGAATATGATCCTAAGAATCCGTCCTCTTATCTGACAAAGAAACACAACTGGATTTTGCGACAAATGAGAAATGTTAGTTTGAAATAG
- a CDS encoding helix-turn-helix domain-containing protein has product MTDINEKICLYITKKWLIPWLQEGKSQNSFAKNHGVEESTIRKIKSEETYRVPVETLFKICEARKISLSDFFKLINE; this is encoded by the coding sequence ATGACAGATATAAACGAAAAAATTTGTTTATACATTACAAAAAAATGGTTGATACCTTGGCTTCAAGAAGGCAAGTCACAAAATTCTTTTGCCAAAAATCATGGCGTAGAAGAAAGTACCATTAGAAAAATTAAAAGTGAAGAAACTTACAGAGTACCAGTCGAAACACTTTTTAAAATATGTGAAGCAAGAAAAATTAGTTTATCTGATTTCTTTAAACTTATAAATGAATAA
- a CDS encoding ABC transporter substrate-binding protein yields the protein MKLRILLLFVFCTLISCKREQKISSNDWNVISKRLKYKDEANGLQVKSGNYTYDFKTNQVPFKKVILLNASLMGYVSALHAEDLVIGVSSPEYIYSEKIQSLIKEGKIQNVGSDQKYDVEKIISLKPDAIFTNYIASFENTYQLLKNNGIQVVFFDEYLEQKPLEKTAYLKVFGKFFGKDKEAQAQYQEIEKNYNELKQLALKSKEKPLVLTNEMYGDVWYLSGGKTFVANYLSDANAEYILKDNKEEKAVSMTFEEVFAKSDKVQYWVNAGNHTSKKEMLNMNPFYGKLGVFTKGKIYSISGREKQKANDFFESGVVRADWVLKDYIKIFHPELLPNYQLVYMKELQ from the coding sequence ATGAAACTAAGAATTTTACTATTATTTGTGTTTTGTACTCTAATTTCCTGTAAAAGAGAACAAAAAATATCGTCTAATGATTGGAATGTGATCTCAAAAAGGCTTAAATACAAGGATGAAGCTAATGGATTGCAGGTAAAATCGGGAAATTACACCTATGATTTTAAGACCAATCAGGTTCCTTTTAAGAAAGTGATCTTATTAAACGCAAGTTTGATGGGGTATGTTTCGGCCTTACATGCAGAAGATTTAGTGATCGGAGTTTCAAGTCCTGAGTATATTTATTCAGAAAAAATTCAAAGCTTAATTAAAGAAGGAAAGATCCAGAATGTAGGAAGTGACCAGAAATATGATGTTGAAAAAATAATCTCTTTAAAACCTGATGCGATTTTTACAAACTATATTGCCAGTTTTGAAAATACCTATCAGTTATTGAAAAATAACGGAATACAGGTTGTCTTTTTTGATGAATATCTAGAGCAGAAACCACTTGAGAAAACCGCTTACTTAAAAGTTTTTGGAAAGTTTTTTGGAAAAGATAAAGAAGCTCAGGCTCAATATCAGGAAATCGAAAAGAATTACAATGAACTCAAACAGCTCGCCTTAAAAAGTAAGGAAAAGCCACTTGTTCTAACCAATGAAATGTATGGTGATGTTTGGTATTTGTCAGGCGGTAAAACATTTGTTGCGAATTATCTTTCAGATGCCAATGCAGAATATATTTTGAAAGATAACAAAGAAGAGAAAGCTGTTTCTATGACTTTTGAAGAGGTTTTCGCAAAGTCAGATAAAGTTCAGTATTGGGTAAATGCCGGAAATCATACTTCTAAAAAAGAAATGCTGAACATGAATCCTTTCTATGGGAAATTAGGAGTATTCACAAAAGGAAAGATCTATAGTATTTCCGGAAGAGAAAAACAAAAGGCCAACGATTTCTTTGAAAGTGGTGTAGTACGTGCAGATTGGGTTCTTAAAGATTATATTAAGATTTTCCATCCTGAACTTCTGCCAAATTATCAGTTGGTATACATGAAAGAATTGCAATAA